Part of the Bacteroidales bacterium genome is shown below.
TTTGCCTCCCATGCCAGAGCATAAAGTTTCATTTGTTTGAGCATGGCGAGGAGTCCGTTTGCACGGGTGGGGGAAAGGTTTTCCCTCAGGCCGATGCGGTCAATAAAATAAAGTTCGGCTTTCACAATATCTTCGGGTTTTTGCCCCGACAAAACACGTACGAGCAGGGCAACAATTCCCTTTACAAGGAGGGCGTCGCTATCGGCGAAGTAGTATATTTTGCCGTCTTTCAACTCGGCGGCCAGCCATACACGGCTCTGACAGCCTTCAATCAGGTATTCCTTAGTCCGGTATTTCTGATCAAGGGGAGGGAGTTCCCGGCTCATTTCAATCAGATAGGCATACCGGTCCATCCAGTCGTCATAGGCTGAAAATTCTTCAATAACCTGGTCCTGAATTTCGTTGATTGTCATGGTTAACGTGATAATACGGTGATTGCTTTACGGATTCCTTCGCAGAGGCGATCCACTTCTTCGGTGGTATTATAGAAAACCAGGGAAGCGCGCACGGTTCCTTCGATTCCGTAATGATCCATCACCGGCTGGGCGCAATGCATGCCGGTACGCACGGCAATGCCCAGTTTGTCAAGAATCATACCGGTATCGTAAGGATGGAGGTTTCGGACAAGAAACGAGAAAATGGCAATTTTCCCCGGCGCATCGCCGAAGAATCGGATTCCTTCAATTTCAGAGAGCTTCGCACGGGCATAGCGGCCCAGTTCTTCCTCATGCCGCCGGATATCGTCCCAGCCTGTTTTCTGAAGAAACCGGAGGGCTTCACCAAGGCCAATGACTCCGGCAATG
Proteins encoded:
- a CDS encoding SufE family protein, whose translation is MTINEIQDQVIEEFSAYDDWMDRYAYLIEMSRELPPLDQKYRTKEYLIEGCQSRVWLAAELKDGKIYYFADSDALLVKGIVALLVRVLSGQKPEDIVKAELYFIDRIGLRENLSPTRANGLLAMLKQMKLYALAWEAKMNRQ